The Pseudomonas sp. G2-4 genome window below encodes:
- the rbbA gene encoding ribosome-associated ATPase/putative transporter RbbA, whose amino-acid sequence MSASVDPPALHASGLEHRYGQHVALSDIAFSLPVGTRCGLIGPDGAGKSSLLGLIAGVKKLQHGQLEVLGASIEDRRHRNTLYRRIAFMPQGLGGNLYPDLSIRENIRFFGTLFGLSRSECEQRMGQLLLATDLQRFAERPAGKLSGGMKQKLGLCCALIHEPDLLILDEPTTGVDPLSRRRFWELIADVRRQRPQLTLLVATAYMEEAEQFEHCLMLDNGRLIAQGLSAELAAATPDGKLDAAFTHFQGDSGRNTEPLKIPPRTDDTTDIAIEAHDLTLRFGDFTAVDKVSFAIGRGEIFGFLGSNGCGKTTTMKVLTGLMPASEGSARLLGNPVNAKDLATRKRVGFMSQSFSLYGELSVRQNLALHAKLFDLPKSESSSRIEELIQRFNLQDLADQPCGALPLGLRQRLSLAVAVLHRPEVLILDEPTSGVDPAARDDFWRLLIELSREQGVTIFLSTHFMNEAQRCDRISLMHAGKVLACDTPAALQKQFNGPTLEAAFVTCLEHAQGEAQQDSAPVTLDHADVPQDRHGLSLGRLLAVASREGKELLRDKVRMAFALLGALFMMVIFGYGISLDVEKLAFAVFDQDQSPQSRAYLEAFRSSRYFDEQPVIQNANELHRRLQHSDIKLALEIPPGFGRDLYAGRQPTVGAWLDGGMPFRAETSRNYVQAVHQANLEQWVEQSSPARIPQTAVKLETRFRYNQDVVSVNAIGPGVMALILAFIPAMLTALGIVREKELGSITNFYATPLTRLEFLLGKQVPYLAVSLINLALLTAMNRWLFGVPFKGSGLTLALGGLLYVLATTSMGLLISAFTRTQIAAILGTMIITSLPTIQFSGLIVPRSSLEGAASVMGQLFPAGYFLDIAVGTFTKALDLRQLWPQCLALFGFFLGFTGLSLVMLKKQEA is encoded by the coding sequence ATGAGCGCCAGCGTCGACCCACCGGCACTGCATGCCTCGGGCCTTGAGCACCGCTACGGCCAGCATGTCGCCCTGAGCGATATCGCCTTCAGCTTGCCGGTCGGCACCCGCTGCGGCCTGATCGGCCCGGACGGTGCTGGCAAGTCGAGCCTGCTGGGGCTGATTGCCGGGGTCAAGAAGCTCCAGCACGGCCAACTGGAGGTACTGGGCGCCTCGATCGAGGATCGACGCCATCGCAACACCCTCTATCGACGTATTGCCTTCATGCCTCAAGGACTGGGAGGCAACCTTTATCCTGACTTGTCGATACGCGAGAACATCCGGTTTTTCGGCACGCTGTTCGGGTTATCGCGCTCAGAATGTGAACAACGCATGGGCCAATTGCTGCTGGCGACCGATCTGCAGCGTTTTGCCGAGCGTCCGGCAGGCAAATTGTCCGGTGGCATGAAACAAAAGCTCGGCCTGTGTTGCGCGCTGATCCACGAGCCGGACCTGCTGATTCTCGACGAACCCACCACCGGCGTAGACCCGTTGTCCCGGCGACGCTTTTGGGAGTTGATAGCGGACGTACGCCGACAACGGCCGCAACTGACCCTGCTGGTTGCCACGGCTTATATGGAAGAGGCCGAACAATTCGAGCATTGCCTGATGCTCGATAACGGTCGCTTGATCGCCCAAGGTTTAAGCGCTGAACTGGCCGCAGCCACGCCCGACGGCAAGCTCGACGCGGCGTTCACCCATTTCCAGGGTGACAGCGGCCGCAACACCGAGCCACTGAAGATCCCGCCCAGGACCGACGACACCACCGACATCGCCATCGAAGCTCACGACCTGACCCTGCGCTTTGGTGACTTCACCGCCGTCGACAAGGTCAGCTTTGCCATTGGTCGCGGTGAGATCTTCGGTTTCCTGGGTTCCAACGGTTGCGGCAAGACCACCACGATGAAAGTGCTGACCGGACTGATGCCCGCCAGCGAAGGCAGCGCCCGACTGCTGGGCAATCCAGTCAACGCCAAGGACCTCGCCACCCGCAAACGCGTAGGGTTCATGTCCCAGAGCTTTTCACTGTATGGCGAATTGAGCGTGCGCCAGAACCTGGCCCTGCACGCGAAACTGTTCGACCTGCCAAAGTCCGAAAGCAGCAGCCGTATCGAAGAACTGATCCAGCGCTTCAACCTCCAGGACCTCGCCGACCAACCTTGCGGCGCATTACCCCTGGGCCTGCGCCAGCGCTTGTCCCTCGCGGTGGCGGTGCTGCATCGCCCGGAAGTGCTGATTCTCGATGAACCGACTTCAGGGGTTGATCCGGCAGCGCGGGATGACTTCTGGCGGTTGCTGATCGAGCTGTCTCGCGAACAAGGCGTGACGATTTTTCTCTCCACCCACTTCATGAACGAAGCCCAACGTTGCGACCGCATTTCACTGATGCATGCCGGCAAGGTCCTGGCCTGCGACACTCCTGCGGCGTTGCAGAAGCAGTTCAACGGCCCGACTCTGGAAGCAGCCTTCGTCACCTGCCTGGAACACGCCCAAGGCGAGGCGCAGCAGGACAGCGCCCCCGTGACCCTCGACCACGCCGACGTCCCGCAGGACCGCCACGGCCTCAGCCTCGGCCGCCTGTTGGCTGTTGCCAGTCGGGAAGGCAAGGAACTGCTGCGCGACAAGGTGCGCATGGCCTTCGCCCTGCTCGGCGCCCTGTTCATGATGGTGATTTTCGGCTACGGCATCTCCCTGGATGTGGAAAAACTCGCGTTCGCCGTGTTTGACCAGGATCAGAGCCCGCAAAGTCGCGCTTACCTGGAAGCTTTCCGCAGCTCGCGCTATTTCGACGAACAGCCGGTTATCCAAAATGCGAACGAGCTGCATCGGCGCCTGCAGCACTCGGACATCAAGCTGGCCCTGGAAATACCACCCGGCTTCGGTCGTGACCTGTACGCCGGTCGACAGCCCACCGTCGGCGCCTGGCTGGACGGCGGCATGCCGTTCCGCGCCGAGACCAGTCGCAACTACGTCCAGGCCGTGCATCAGGCCAATCTCGAGCAATGGGTCGAACAGAGCAGTCCGGCGCGAATCCCGCAAACCGCGGTCAAGTTGGAAACCCGGTTTCGCTACAACCAGGACGTGGTCAGCGTGAACGCCATCGGCCCGGGGGTGATGGCGCTGATCCTGGCGTTCATTCCGGCGATGTTGACCGCCCTGGGCATCGTGCGGGAAAAGGAACTGGGTTCGATCACCAATTTCTACGCCACGCCGTTGACCCGCCTGGAGTTCCTGCTGGGTAAACAAGTGCCCTACCTGGCCGTCAGCCTGATCAACCTGGCCCTGCTGACGGCGATGAACCGCTGGCTGTTCGGCGTGCCGTTCAAGGGCAGCGGCCTGACGCTGGCACTGGGCGGCCTGCTCTACGTGCTGGCGACCACCAGCATGGGCCTGCTGATCTCGGCGTTCACCCGCACCCAGATCGCGGCGATCCTCGGCACCATGATCATTACCAGCCTACCGACTATCCAGTTCTCGGGGCTGATCGTGCCACGTTCCTCCCTGGAAGGCGCCGCATCGGTGATGGGCCAGCTGTTTCCCGCCGGTTATTTCCTGGACATCGCCGTCGGCACTTTCACCAAGGCCCTGGACCTGCGCCAGTTATGGCCGCAATGCCTGGCGCTGTTCGGGTTCTTCCTGGGGTTCACCGGGCTCAGCCTGGTCATGCTGAAGAAGCAGGAGGCCTGA
- a CDS encoding TIGR02449 family protein: MEDNDLQALMARLELLIDRVEQLKSQNGLLLAQEKTWREERAHLIEKNEIARRKVESMISRLKALEQDS; the protein is encoded by the coding sequence ATGGAAGACAACGACCTGCAAGCGCTGATGGCCAGACTCGAGTTGCTAATTGACCGGGTCGAGCAACTTAAGAGCCAAAACGGACTCCTATTAGCTCAGGAAAAGACCTGGCGCGAGGAACGCGCGCACCTCATTGAAAAAAACGAAATCGCCCGGCGTAAGGTCGAATCGATGATTTCGCGCCTCAAGGCCCTGGAGCAAGACTCATGA
- the ubiH gene encoding 2-octaprenyl-6-methoxyphenyl hydroxylase: protein MSRVNLAIIGGGLVGASLALALQAGAKARGWTIMLIEPFAPGDAWQPSYDARSSALSYGARQIYQRLGVWQEISRRAEPIKQIHVSDRGRFSTARLSAMEEGVPALGYVVENAWLGHCLWQGLDREVVSWRCPAQVTRMEPLVGGYRLTLDDETTLECDLAVLADGGRSGLREQLGVGVRNRPYDQSALIANITPSEAHNGVAFERFTDDGPMALLPLPDNRCALVWTRPGMDAQRLAALDERSFLSELQGVFGYRLGTLKQVGARHLYPLALVEAEEQVRPHLAILGNAAHSLHPIAGQGFNLSLRDAQALADALLDSDSEPGDFAVLQAYREHQRMDQALTVGFSDQVTRLFGSSLPLVSLGRNLGLLGLDLLPPAKRWFARQAMGLGTRPDV from the coding sequence ATGAGCCGGGTCAACCTGGCGATCATCGGCGGCGGCCTGGTCGGTGCAAGCCTGGCCCTGGCCTTGCAGGCTGGCGCCAAGGCCCGGGGCTGGACGATCATGCTGATCGAGCCCTTCGCCCCCGGCGACGCCTGGCAGCCAAGCTACGATGCGCGATCCTCGGCGTTGTCCTACGGTGCCCGGCAGATTTACCAGCGCCTGGGTGTCTGGCAGGAAATTTCCCGTCGTGCCGAGCCGATCAAGCAGATCCACGTGTCTGATCGCGGGCGGTTTTCCACGGCGCGCTTGTCGGCCATGGAAGAAGGCGTGCCGGCCCTGGGCTACGTGGTGGAGAACGCCTGGCTTGGCCATTGCCTGTGGCAAGGCCTGGACAGGGAAGTGGTCAGCTGGCGCTGCCCGGCGCAGGTCACCCGCATGGAGCCACTGGTGGGCGGCTATCGCCTGACCCTTGACGATGAAACCACCCTGGAATGCGATCTTGCCGTGCTGGCTGACGGCGGTCGTTCCGGCCTGCGCGAGCAGTTGGGCGTCGGCGTGCGCAATCGGCCCTATGACCAGAGCGCGTTGATCGCCAATATCACACCCAGCGAAGCCCACAATGGCGTGGCCTTCGAACGTTTCACCGATGACGGTCCGATGGCATTGTTGCCGTTGCCGGATAATCGTTGCGCGCTTGTCTGGACCCGCCCGGGCATGGATGCACAACGGTTGGCAGCCCTTGACGAGCGCAGCTTCCTCAGCGAGTTGCAGGGCGTATTCGGTTACCGCCTGGGCACGCTGAAGCAGGTGGGTGCGCGGCATCTGTATCCGTTGGCGCTGGTGGAGGCCGAAGAACAGGTTCGTCCCCATCTGGCGATCCTTGGCAATGCCGCCCACAGCCTGCATCCGATTGCCGGGCAAGGGTTCAACCTCTCTCTGCGTGATGCCCAGGCCCTGGCCGACGCCTTGCTTGACAGTGACAGCGAGCCTGGCGACTTTGCCGTATTGCAGGCCTATCGTGAGCACCAGCGAATGGACCAGGCCTTGACCGTGGGCTTCTCCGACCAAGTCACGCGCCTGTTCGGCAGCAGCCTGCCACTGGTATCCCTGGGCCGCAACCTTGGCCTGCTGGGTCTCGACTTGCTGCCGCCGGCCAAGCGCTGGTTCGCCCGCCAGGCAATGGGTCTGGGGACGCGTCCAGATGTGTGA
- a CDS encoding 5-formyltetrahydrofolate cyclo-ligase — protein MTEPALLPRPQLRRLLRQARRALTPAQQRQAARGLYKQLAQHPLFRRARHIALYLPNDGEIDPRLLLRAAQRRGKVTYLPVLSPWPQTKMVFQRIHPGEKMQPNRFRIPEPRKNIARQRKVWTLDLVLLPLVGFDDAGGRLGMGGGFYDRSLAYLGRRKQWRKPTLLGLAHECQKVERLAQASWDVPLQGTVSDRRWYLAQ, from the coding sequence ATGACCGAACCCGCGCTGCTGCCCCGCCCGCAACTTCGACGCCTGCTGCGCCAGGCCCGTCGCGCCCTGACGCCCGCCCAGCAACGGCAAGCCGCCCGCGGGCTCTACAAGCAATTGGCCCAGCACCCGCTGTTTCGCCGCGCCCGACACATCGCCCTGTACCTGCCCAACGATGGCGAGATTGACCCGCGCCTGCTGCTGCGCGCCGCCCAGCGTCGAGGCAAGGTCACTTATCTGCCGGTGCTCAGTCCGTGGCCGCAAACCAAGATGGTTTTTCAACGCATTCACCCAGGCGAAAAAATGCAGCCCAACCGTTTTCGCATCCCTGAGCCACGCAAGAACATCGCCCGTCAACGCAAGGTCTGGACATTGGATCTGGTGTTGTTGCCGCTGGTGGGGTTCGATGATGCCGGAGGCCGGCTGGGCATGGGCGGCGGCTTCTATGACCGCAGCCTGGCGTACCTTGGACGACGCAAGCAGTGGCGCAAGCCAACGCTGCTGGGGCTGGCCCATGAATGTCAGAAGGTCGAACGATTGGCACAGGCAAGCTGGGACGTGCCGCTGCAGGGAACGGTCAGCGACAGGCGTTGGTATCTGGCACAGTAG
- a CDS encoding 2-octaprenyl-3-methyl-6-methoxy-1,4-benzoquinol hydroxylase, producing the protein MRADLLIVGAGMVGSALALALQGSGLQVLLLDGSPMSVKPFDPQAAFEPRVSALSTASQRILDRLGVWDGITARRASPYADMHVWDGSGTGQIHFSAASLHAEVLGHIVENRVVQDALLDRLHDCDLGLLANSRLEQMRRSGDDWLLTLADGRTLRAPLVIAADGANSAVRRLTGVATREWDYLHHAIVTSVRSARPHRMTAWQRFTDNGPLAFLPLERDGQHDWCSIVWSTTPGEAQRLMALDDSEFCSELERAFEGQLGTVLSVDPRLCVPLRQRHAKRYVAEGLALIGDAAHTIHPLAGQGVNLGFLDAAVLAEVLLQAVGRGERLADVKVLSRYERRRMPHNLALMAAMEGFERLFQADPLPVRWLRNTGLKLVDSLPEVKALFVREALGLIGDLPALAKA; encoded by the coding sequence TTGCGTGCAGATCTGCTGATTGTCGGTGCCGGTATGGTCGGCAGTGCCCTGGCCCTGGCTTTACAGGGCAGTGGCCTGCAAGTGCTGTTGCTCGACGGCAGCCCGATGAGCGTCAAACCCTTCGATCCCCAGGCCGCGTTCGAGCCGCGGGTCAGTGCCTTGTCGACGGCCAGCCAGCGGATCCTCGATCGCCTGGGTGTCTGGGACGGCATCACCGCCCGGCGCGCCAGCCCTTATGCCGACATGCACGTCTGGGACGGCAGCGGCACCGGGCAGATCCATTTCTCGGCCGCCAGCCTGCATGCCGAGGTGCTCGGGCACATCGTCGAGAACCGCGTCGTGCAGGACGCTTTGCTGGACCGACTGCATGACTGCGACCTCGGTTTGCTGGCCAACTCGCGATTGGAGCAGATGCGCCGCTCCGGCGATGACTGGCTGCTGACCCTGGCCGACGGCCGCACGTTGCGGGCGCCTTTGGTCATCGCCGCCGATGGCGCGAATTCCGCCGTGCGTCGCCTGACGGGCGTCGCCACGCGAGAGTGGGATTACCTGCACCATGCCATCGTCACCAGCGTGCGCAGTGCCCGGCCGCACCGAATGACGGCATGGCAGCGCTTCACCGACAACGGTCCGCTGGCGTTCCTGCCGCTGGAACGCGACGGTCAGCACGACTGGTGCTCGATCGTCTGGTCCACCACCCCGGGCGAGGCGCAGCGCTTGATGGCCCTCGATGACAGTGAATTCTGCAGCGAATTGGAACGGGCATTCGAAGGCCAACTGGGTACGGTGCTCAGCGTCGATCCACGCCTGTGCGTACCGCTGCGCCAACGTCACGCCAAGCGCTATGTGGCTGAAGGGCTGGCGCTGATCGGCGATGCGGCCCATACCATTCATCCGTTGGCCGGGCAGGGGGTCAACCTGGGTTTCCTCGACGCCGCCGTGCTGGCCGAGGTGCTATTGCAGGCGGTCGGGCGCGGCGAGCGCCTGGCGGACGTGAAGGTGTTGAGCCGCTATGAGCGGCGACGCATGCCCCACAACCTGGCGTTGATGGCGGCGATGGAAGGTTTCGAGCGGTTGTTCCAGGCCGATCCATTGCCGGTGCGCTGGTTGCGTAACACCGGGCTGAAACTGGTGGACAGCCTGCCCGAGGTCAAGGCGCTGTTCGTGCGCGAGGCGCTGGGGTTGATTGGAGATTTGCCGGCGTTGGCCAAGGCCTGA
- a CDS encoding EVE domain-containing protein — translation MAYWLMKSEPDELSIQGLEKLGQARWDGVRNYQARNFLRAMAVGDGFFFYHSSCPEPGIAGIGKIIKAAYPDPTALEPGSHYFDAKASPDKNPWTAIDVAHVETFPRVLKLDYLKQQAALADMPLVQKGSRLSVMPVTAEQWAAVIALR, via the coding sequence ATGGCCTATTGGCTGATGAAATCCGAGCCCGACGAATTGTCCATCCAAGGCCTGGAAAAGCTCGGCCAAGCGCGCTGGGACGGGGTTCGCAACTACCAGGCGCGCAATTTCCTGCGGGCCATGGCGGTGGGCGACGGGTTCTTTTTCTACCATTCCAGTTGCCCGGAGCCAGGCATTGCCGGAATCGGCAAAATCATCAAGGCCGCTTACCCCGATCCAACGGCGCTGGAGCCTGGCAGCCATTACTTCGATGCCAAGGCCAGCCCGGATAAAAACCCCTGGACTGCAATCGATGTGGCCCATGTCGAAACCTTTCCCCGAGTGCTGAAGCTTGACTATCTCAAGCAACAGGCCGCCCTGGCCGACATGCCGCTGGTGCAGAAAGGCTCGCGACTGTCGGTGATGCCAGTGACGGCCGAGCAATGGGCGGCGGTGATTGCCTTGCGCTGA
- a CDS encoding YecA family protein: protein MPIQNSPYQAFSTLLSTSGHPVSPAELHGLLLGRSCAGAGFEADGWLADAAELLEGEPADNVRNALIGLQEMVKGELTSDDMTVVLLLPTDDAPLADRAAALGQWCQGFLAGFGLTRREYALSDEAKEVLQDLAAISQVQDALEESDDGESDYMEVMEYLRVAPLLLFTETKKTDAAAAKPSLH, encoded by the coding sequence ATGCCCATTCAGAATTCCCCGTATCAAGCTTTCTCCACCCTGCTGAGCACCAGTGGCCATCCCGTCTCGCCTGCCGAACTCCATGGCCTGTTGCTCGGCCGCAGTTGCGCCGGTGCCGGTTTCGAGGCCGACGGCTGGTTGGCCGACGCCGCCGAGCTGCTTGAAGGCGAGCCGGCGGACAACGTTCGCAATGCCCTGATCGGGCTGCAGGAAATGGTCAAGGGCGAGTTGACCAGCGACGACATGACCGTCGTTCTGCTGTTGCCCACGGATGACGCACCGTTGGCCGACCGCGCCGCTGCGCTGGGCCAGTGGTGCCAGGGTTTCCTTGCCGGCTTCGGTCTGACCCGTCGCGAATACGCGTTGAGCGACGAGGCCAAGGAAGTGTTGCAAGACTTGGCTGCGATCTCTCAGGTCCAGGATGCCCTGGAAGAGTCCGATGACGGCGAAAGCGACTACATGGAAGTGATGGAGTACCTGCGGGTCGCACCATTGCTGCTGTTCACCGAGACCAAGAAAACCGATGCAGCGGCCGCCAAGCCATCCTTGCATTAA
- a CDS encoding HlyD family efflux transporter periplasmic adaptor subunit, translating into MSTNPRTSRFFVFALMAVLLAAGGFGYWKSRHDRLPEGLSMGNGRLEATEVQIASKTPGRLAEVHVDEGDNVLKGQLLARMDTRTLEAQRNQAEAEVVRARENLAATEANVQLRQSEQLLAHQELKRTQELFKRGYASAQVIDQQQARVDTANAAVTAARAQVSAATAAIGATQAQVAQLTSEIDDSSLRAPIDGVIQLRLAEPGEVLGAGGRVLLMIDPNDQYMNLYLSASVAGKLAVGDEARLLLDALPERPLPAKVSFVAAKSQFTPKEVETRDERQKLVFRVKLRLTSPGEVPQAKPGMPGAGYVRTNPIDWPANLQ; encoded by the coding sequence ATGTCGACCAACCCTCGTACCTCTCGTTTTTTTGTCTTCGCCTTGATGGCTGTGTTGCTCGCCGCCGGTGGGTTCGGCTATTGGAAGTCGCGGCATGATCGCCTGCCAGAAGGCCTGAGCATGGGCAACGGTCGCCTTGAAGCCACCGAAGTCCAGATCGCCAGCAAGACACCCGGACGCCTGGCCGAGGTGCATGTCGATGAAGGCGACAACGTCCTCAAGGGTCAATTGCTGGCGCGCATGGACACCCGCACCCTGGAGGCCCAGCGCAACCAGGCCGAGGCCGAGGTGGTGCGCGCCCGGGAAAATCTCGCCGCCACCGAGGCCAATGTGCAGTTGCGCCAGAGCGAGCAATTACTCGCCCACCAGGAACTCAAACGGACCCAGGAACTGTTCAAGCGCGGTTACGCCAGCGCCCAGGTCATCGACCAGCAGCAGGCCCGCGTCGACACCGCCAACGCCGCCGTCACCGCTGCCCGGGCCCAGGTGTCGGCGGCGACTGCGGCCATCGGCGCGACCCAGGCCCAGGTGGCCCAGCTGACTAGCGAAATAGACGACAGCAGCTTGCGTGCACCCATCGACGGCGTGATCCAGCTACGCCTGGCCGAGCCGGGCGAAGTGCTGGGCGCTGGTGGACGGGTGCTGTTGATGATCGATCCGAACGACCAGTACATGAACCTCTATCTATCGGCTTCCGTGGCCGGGAAACTGGCGGTGGGCGATGAAGCGCGACTGCTGCTCGACGCCCTGCCCGAGCGACCGTTGCCGGCAAAAGTCAGCTTCGTCGCGGCCAAATCCCAATTCACCCCCAAGGAGGTCGAAACCCGTGATGAGCGCCAGAAGCTGGTGTTCCGCGTCAAACTGCGCCTGACTTCACCCGGGGAAGTCCCCCAGGCCAAACCCGGCATGCCCGGCGCCGGTTACGTGCGCACCAACCCCATCGACTGGCCGGCCAACTTGCAATGA
- a CDS encoding extracellular solute-binding protein codes for MLASKRLLSALALTLIGTTAAQAADEVVVYSSRIDELIKPVFDAYTKKTGVSVKFITDKEAPLMQRIKAEGENATADLLLTVDAGNLWQAEQMGILQPFTSPVIDANIPAQYRASSHAWTGLSLRARTIVYSTDRVKPTELTTYEALAGKEWEGRLCLRTSKKVYNQSLTATLIETHGAEKTEQIIKGWVKNLSTDVFSDDTALIEAINAGQCDVGIVNTYYYGRLHQQKPDLKVKLFWPNQADRGVHINLSGIGLTKHAPHPEAAKKLVEWMTTPEAQNIFADVNQEFPANPKVEPSKEVAAWGKFKADTLPVEVAGKRQAEAIRLMDRAGWN; via the coding sequence ATGTTGGCTTCCAAGCGCTTGCTGTCCGCCCTTGCCTTGACCCTGATCGGCACCACTGCCGCCCAGGCCGCCGATGAGGTGGTGGTCTACTCTTCACGCATCGATGAGTTGATCAAACCGGTCTTCGATGCCTACACGAAGAAAACCGGGGTATCGGTGAAGTTCATCACCGACAAGGAAGCGCCGCTGATGCAGCGGATCAAGGCCGAAGGCGAAAACGCCACCGCCGACCTGCTGCTTACCGTCGACGCCGGCAACCTCTGGCAGGCTGAGCAGATGGGCATTCTCCAGCCATTCACCTCCCCGGTGATCGACGCCAACATCCCGGCTCAATACCGCGCCTCTTCCCACGCCTGGACCGGCCTGAGCCTGCGGGCGCGGACCATTGTCTACTCCACCGACCGAGTCAAGCCGACAGAGCTGACGACTTACGAAGCCCTGGCCGGCAAGGAATGGGAAGGCCGTCTGTGCCTGCGCACCTCGAAAAAGGTCTACAACCAGTCCCTGACTGCCACCCTGATCGAAACCCACGGTGCGGAAAAAACCGAGCAAATCATCAAGGGCTGGGTCAAGAACCTGTCCACTGATGTGTTCTCCGACGACACCGCGCTGATTGAGGCGATCAACGCCGGGCAATGCGACGTTGGCATCGTCAACACTTACTACTACGGCCGCCTGCACCAGCAGAAGCCGGACCTGAAGGTCAAACTGTTCTGGCCGAACCAGGCCGACCGTGGTGTGCACATCAATCTCTCGGGCATCGGCCTGACCAAGCACGCGCCGCATCCGGAAGCTGCGAAGAAGCTGGTGGAGTGGATGACCACGCCCGAGGCCCAGAACATTTTCGCTGACGTGAACCAGGAGTTCCCGGCCAACCCGAAAGTGGAACCTTCCAAGGAAGTGGCTGCATGGGGCAAGTTCAAGGCTGACACCTTGCCGGTGGAAGTGGCGGGTAAACGCCAGGCTGAAGCGATTCGGTTGATGGATCGGGCTGGCTGGAACTAA
- the pepP gene encoding Xaa-Pro aminopeptidase: MIHIPKSEYSRRRKALMAQMEPNSIAILPAAAVAIRNRDVEHVYRQDSDFQYLSGFPEPQAVLVLMPGRAHGEYILFCRERNAERELWDGLRAGQEGAIRDYGADDAFPITDIDDILPGLIEGRDRVYSAMGSNPEFDRHLMEWINVIRSKAHLGAQPPNEFVALDHLLHDMRLYKSAAEVKVMREAARISAQAHIRAMQAARPGLYEYSLEAELDYEFRKGGAKMPAYGSIVAAGRNSCILHYQQNDALLKDGDLVLIDAGCEIDCYASDITRTWPVSGKYSPEQKAIYEVVLAAQEAAFAEIAPDKHWNQAHEATVRVITEGLVRLGLLQGEVDELIASEAYRAFYMHRAGHWLGMDVHDVGEYRVGGEWRVLEVGMTLTVEPGIYVSPNNRSVAKKWRGIGVRIEDDVVVTKTGCEILSHGVPKTVADIEALMAAARTHAA; the protein is encoded by the coding sequence ATGATTCATATCCCGAAATCGGAATACAGCCGTCGCCGCAAGGCCCTGATGGCGCAGATGGAACCCAACAGCATCGCAATCCTGCCCGCCGCCGCCGTTGCGATCCGCAACCGCGACGTCGAGCATGTGTACCGTCAAGACAGCGACTTCCAATACCTCAGCGGCTTCCCCGAGCCGCAGGCGGTGCTGGTGCTGATGCCCGGCCGGGCCCACGGCGAGTACATCCTGTTCTGTCGCGAGCGCAACGCCGAGCGCGAATTGTGGGACGGCCTGCGGGCCGGCCAGGAAGGGGCGATCCGTGACTACGGCGCCGACGACGCGTTTCCCATCACCGACATCGACGACATCCTGCCGGGCCTGATCGAGGGCCGTGACCGAGTGTATTCGGCCATGGGCAGCAACCCTGAGTTCGATCGGCACCTGATGGAGTGGATCAACGTGATTCGCTCCAAGGCCCACCTCGGCGCCCAGCCGCCGAACGAATTCGTTGCCCTGGATCATTTGCTGCACGACATGCGCCTGTATAAATCGGCGGCAGAGGTGAAAGTGATGCGCGAAGCGGCACGAATTTCCGCCCAGGCCCATATCCGGGCGATGCAGGCGGCGCGCCCGGGGTTGTATGAGTACAGCCTGGAAGCCGAGCTCGATTATGAGTTCCGCAAGGGCGGAGCGAAAATGCCGGCGTATGGTTCAATCGTCGCGGCGGGGCGCAACAGCTGCATCCTGCACTACCAGCAGAACGACGCACTGCTCAAGGATGGCGACCTGGTATTGATCGACGCCGGTTGTGAAATCGACTGCTACGCCAGTGACATCACCCGTACCTGGCCGGTCAGCGGCAAGTATTCGCCAGAACAGAAGGCGATCTACGAAGTGGTCCTGGCGGCCCAGGAAGCTGCTTTTGCCGAGATTGCGCCGGACAAACATTGGAACCAGGCTCATGAAGCGACGGTCCGGGTCATTACCGAGGGCCTGGTACGCTTGGGCTTGCTGCAAGGCGAGGTGGACGAGCTGATCGCCAGCGAAGCCTACCGGGCCTTTTACATGCACCGCGCCGGCCACTGGCTGGGCATGGACGTGCATGACGTGGGCGAATACCGGGTCGGCGGCGAATGGCGGGTCCTGGAGGTTGGCATGACGCTGACCGTGGAGCCGGGCATCTACGTCAGTCCGAATAACCGCAGCGTAGCGAAAAAATGGCGCGGCATTGGCGTGCGCATCGAGGATGACGTGGTAGTGACCAAAACCGGTTGTGAAATCCTGAGCCACGGCGTGCCGAAAACGGTCGCCGACATCGAGGCCCTGATGGCCGCCGCACGGACTCACGCGGCATGA
- a CDS encoding cell division protein ZapA → MSSSNSVTVQILDKEYSIICPQEERSNLVSAARYLDGKMREIRSSGKVIGADRIAVMAALNITHDLLHRQDTPDLQVSGSTREQVRDLLDRVDLVLATDPDVSKG, encoded by the coding sequence ATGAGTTCAAGCAATAGCGTTACCGTGCAGATCCTCGATAAAGAATATTCGATCATCTGTCCCCAGGAAGAGCGTAGCAATCTGGTGAGCGCCGCCCGCTACCTGGACGGCAAGATGCGCGAGATCCGCAGCAGCGGCAAAGTCATCGGCGCCGACCGCATCGCCGTGATGGCTGCCTTGAACATTACCCACGACCTGCTTCATCGCCAGGATACGCCGGACCTGCAGGTCAGCGGCTCGACTCGTGAACAGGTGCGCGACCTGCTCGACCGGGTGGATCTGGTGCTGGCCACCGATCCGGACGTCAGCAAGGGCTGA